A window of Vigna unguiculata cultivar IT97K-499-35 chromosome 4, ASM411807v1, whole genome shotgun sequence contains these coding sequences:
- the LOC114180955 gene encoding general transcriptional corepressor TUP1-like isoform X4, with protein MAEPLRSTVTPPETTISDLDEDSMVHCATYLSLRDVCNLAMASSALKRLAYSDSIWQRFFSEQWHQQFPSHSSGNGAREVYLARYAALRQFKFLDPFLLEFREQAKPCNHLLLRKNSLFFSQGSLVKMMDLDGYLKGTTDFFHTLSDHKARITCMRLFPLNEVTSLFRGKTLEEQSVLVTSSCDHSIRLWWKGSSLRCFRGHNGPVLSLSNELLGEDSSKVLASGGEDGTVRLWSLSSSGGRGQRALKATLYGHEKPVNILSIAGHKTSLLVTISRDSKVRVWDTSTATSSAVRASCCVGMTSVPGTPVNMKCHESLLYVAAGSSVTAVDLRTMQKGNALGYQEKSTIIETRAYS; from the exons ATGGCGGAGCCACTGCGGTCGACGGTGACGCCACCGGAAACGACGATATCCGATCTGGACGAGGACTCCATGGTTCACTGCGCCACCTACCTGAGCCTCCGCGACGTTTGCAACTTGGCGATGGCATCCTCTGCTCTCAAACGCCTCGCCTATTCCGATTCCATTTGGCAACGCTTCTTCAG CGAGCAGTGGCATCAGCAGTTTCCATCGCATTCGAGCGGAAACGGAGCGAGGGAGGTGTATCTGGCCAGATACGCCGCGTTGCGACAATTCAAGTTTCTCGATCCCTTCCTTCTCGAGTTTCGTGAACAGGCTAAGCCTTGCAACCACTTGCTCCTCCGCAAAAATAGTCTTTTCTTCTCACAG GGTTCACTTGTGAAAATGATGGATTTGGATGGCTATCTGAAAGGAACAACAGATTTTTTCCACACCCTAAGTGATCATAAAGCAAGAATCACTTGTATGAG GTTGTTTCCCCTTAATGAAGTGACTTCATTATTTCGAGGCAAAACACTAGAGGAGCAAAGTGTTTTAGTTACCTCCAGCTGCGATCACTCCATTCGCCTGTGGTGGAAG GGTTCAAGCCTGAGGTGCTTTAGAGGCCACAACGGTCCTGTTTTGTCATTGTCAAATGAATTATTGGGTGAGGATAGCAGCAAAGTTTTAGCAAGTGGAGGAGAAGATGGTACTGTTCGACTATGGTCTCTTAGCTCGAGTGGTGGACGAGGACAACGCGCTTTGAAGGCTACACTTTATGGGCATGAAAAACCTGTAAATATATTGTCCATTGCTGG GCACAAAACTTCACTTTTGGTGACCATCTCAAGAGATTCTAAG GTGAGGGTATGGGATACTAGTACTGCTACATCATCTGCTGTTCGTGCCTCCTGTTGTGTGGGCATGACTTCTGTTCCTGGTACGCCTGTAAACATGAAATGCCATGAATCACTATTATATGTGGCGGCTGGTTCCTCTGTCACTGCAGTTGATTTAAGGACAATGCAGAAG GGCAATGCTCTGGGATATCAGGAGAAATCAACAATCATTGAAACCAGAGCCTATAGCTGA
- the LOC114180955 gene encoding uncharacterized WD repeat-containing protein alr2800-like isoform X1, which yields MAEPLRSTVTPPETTISDLDEDSMVHCATYLSLRDVCNLAMASSALKRLAYSDSIWQRFFSEQWHQQFPSHSSGNGAREVYLARYAALRQFKFLDPFLLEFREQAKPCNHLLLRKNSLFFSQGSLVKMMDLDGYLKGTTDFFHTLSDHKARITCMRLFPLNEVTSLFRGKTLEEQSVLVTSSCDHSIRLWWKGSSLRCFRGHNGPVLSLSNELLGEDSSKVLASGGEDGTVRLWSLSSSGGRGQRALKATLYGHEKPVNILSIAGHKTSLLVTISRDSKVRVWDTSTATSSAVRASCCVGMTSVPGTPVNMKCHESLLYVAAGSSVTAVDLRTMQKVVTAAIHLPKLCSFDAVPSKYLICTGGDGRAMLWDIRRNQQSLKPEPIAELDGHCGPVTSLYMDSYKIVTGGPKNADVNVWDVDTGVQTNSLLFSSSDGAVSGCDAMAVDGCRITTASSSEDCAVVCFRDFNNATNPVAKQENELTSKFWDSISDDD from the exons ATGGCGGAGCCACTGCGGTCGACGGTGACGCCACCGGAAACGACGATATCCGATCTGGACGAGGACTCCATGGTTCACTGCGCCACCTACCTGAGCCTCCGCGACGTTTGCAACTTGGCGATGGCATCCTCTGCTCTCAAACGCCTCGCCTATTCCGATTCCATTTGGCAACGCTTCTTCAG CGAGCAGTGGCATCAGCAGTTTCCATCGCATTCGAGCGGAAACGGAGCGAGGGAGGTGTATCTGGCCAGATACGCCGCGTTGCGACAATTCAAGTTTCTCGATCCCTTCCTTCTCGAGTTTCGTGAACAGGCTAAGCCTTGCAACCACTTGCTCCTCCGCAAAAATAGTCTTTTCTTCTCACAG GGTTCACTTGTGAAAATGATGGATTTGGATGGCTATCTGAAAGGAACAACAGATTTTTTCCACACCCTAAGTGATCATAAAGCAAGAATCACTTGTATGAG GTTGTTTCCCCTTAATGAAGTGACTTCATTATTTCGAGGCAAAACACTAGAGGAGCAAAGTGTTTTAGTTACCTCCAGCTGCGATCACTCCATTCGCCTGTGGTGGAAG GGTTCAAGCCTGAGGTGCTTTAGAGGCCACAACGGTCCTGTTTTGTCATTGTCAAATGAATTATTGGGTGAGGATAGCAGCAAAGTTTTAGCAAGTGGAGGAGAAGATGGTACTGTTCGACTATGGTCTCTTAGCTCGAGTGGTGGACGAGGACAACGCGCTTTGAAGGCTACACTTTATGGGCATGAAAAACCTGTAAATATATTGTCCATTGCTGG GCACAAAACTTCACTTTTGGTGACCATCTCAAGAGATTCTAAG GTGAGGGTATGGGATACTAGTACTGCTACATCATCTGCTGTTCGTGCCTCCTGTTGTGTGGGCATGACTTCTGTTCCTGGTACGCCTGTAAACATGAAATGCCATGAATCACTATTATATGTGGCGGCTGGTTCCTCTGTCACTGCAGTTGATTTAAGGACAATGCAGAAGGTAGTCACCGCAGCTATACATCTACCAAAGTTGTGTTCATTTGATGCGGTtccttcaaaatatttaatatgcaCAGGTGGTGATGGCAG GGCAATGCTCTGGGATATCAGGAGAAATCAACAATCATTGAAACCAGAGCCTATAGCTGAGTTGGATGGACATTGTGGACCAGTAACTTCACTATACATGGATTCATACAAAATAGTTACTGGGGGGCCTAAAAATGCTGACGTAAATGTATGGGATGTGGACACGGGTGTACAAACAAATTCCTTGCTTTTCTCTTCATCTGATGGTGCTGTATCTGGCTGTGATGCCATGGCCGTAGATGGGTGTAGAATTACTACTGCTAGCTCTTCTGAAGATTGTGCTGTTGTGTGTTTCAGGGACTTCAACAATGCTACCAATCCTGTTGCAAAACAAGAAAACGAACTGACATCAAAATTTTGGGACTCTATATCTGATGATGACTGA
- the LOC114180955 gene encoding general transcriptional corepressor TUP1-like isoform X5, whose amino-acid sequence MAEPLRSTVTPPETTISDLDEDSMVHCATYLSLRDVCNLAMASSALKRLAYSDSIWQRFFSEQWHQQFPSHSSGNGAREVYLARYAALRQFKFLDPFLLEFREQAKPCNHLLLRKNSLFFSQGSLVKMMDLDGYLKGTTDFFHTLSDHKARITCMRLFPLNEVTSLFRGKTLEEQSVLVTSSCDHSIRLWWKGSSLRCFRGHNGPVLSLSNELLGEDSSKVLASGGEDGTVRLWSLSSSGGRGQRALKATLYGHEKPVNILSIAGHKTSLLVTISRDSKVRVWDTSTATSSAVRASCCVGMTSVPGTPVNMKCHESLLYVAAGSSVTAVDLRTMQKV is encoded by the exons ATGGCGGAGCCACTGCGGTCGACGGTGACGCCACCGGAAACGACGATATCCGATCTGGACGAGGACTCCATGGTTCACTGCGCCACCTACCTGAGCCTCCGCGACGTTTGCAACTTGGCGATGGCATCCTCTGCTCTCAAACGCCTCGCCTATTCCGATTCCATTTGGCAACGCTTCTTCAG CGAGCAGTGGCATCAGCAGTTTCCATCGCATTCGAGCGGAAACGGAGCGAGGGAGGTGTATCTGGCCAGATACGCCGCGTTGCGACAATTCAAGTTTCTCGATCCCTTCCTTCTCGAGTTTCGTGAACAGGCTAAGCCTTGCAACCACTTGCTCCTCCGCAAAAATAGTCTTTTCTTCTCACAG GGTTCACTTGTGAAAATGATGGATTTGGATGGCTATCTGAAAGGAACAACAGATTTTTTCCACACCCTAAGTGATCATAAAGCAAGAATCACTTGTATGAG GTTGTTTCCCCTTAATGAAGTGACTTCATTATTTCGAGGCAAAACACTAGAGGAGCAAAGTGTTTTAGTTACCTCCAGCTGCGATCACTCCATTCGCCTGTGGTGGAAG GGTTCAAGCCTGAGGTGCTTTAGAGGCCACAACGGTCCTGTTTTGTCATTGTCAAATGAATTATTGGGTGAGGATAGCAGCAAAGTTTTAGCAAGTGGAGGAGAAGATGGTACTGTTCGACTATGGTCTCTTAGCTCGAGTGGTGGACGAGGACAACGCGCTTTGAAGGCTACACTTTATGGGCATGAAAAACCTGTAAATATATTGTCCATTGCTGG GCACAAAACTTCACTTTTGGTGACCATCTCAAGAGATTCTAAG GTGAGGGTATGGGATACTAGTACTGCTACATCATCTGCTGTTCGTGCCTCCTGTTGTGTGGGCATGACTTCTGTTCCTGGTACGCCTGTAAACATGAAATGCCATGAATCACTATTATATGTGGCGGCTGGTTCCTCTGTCACTGCAGTTGATTTAAGGACAATGCAGAAG GTATGA
- the LOC114180955 gene encoding uncharacterized protein LOC114180955 isoform X3, with protein sequence MAEPLRSTVTPPETTISDLDEDSMVHCATYLSLRDVCNLAMASSALKRLAYSDSIWQRFFSEQWHQQFPSHSSGNGAREVYLARYAALRQFKFLDPFLLEFREQAKPCNHLLLRKNSLFFSQGSLVKMMDLDGYLKGTTDFFHTLSDHKARITCMRLFPLNEVTSLFRGKTLEEQSVLVTSSCDHSIRLWWKGSSLRCFRGHNGPVLSLSNELLGEDSSKVLASGGEDGTVRLWSLSSSGGRGQRALKATLYGHEKPVNILSIAGHKTSLLVTISRDSKVRVWDTSTATSSAVRASCCVGMTSVPGTPVNMKCHESLLYVAAGSSVTAVDLRTMQKVVTAAIHLPKLCSFDAVPSKYLICTGGDGRYDQLLFREKKLCCCCQSSKLVNHSCLFSCFYSLKIMGNALGYQEKSTIIETRAYS encoded by the exons ATGGCGGAGCCACTGCGGTCGACGGTGACGCCACCGGAAACGACGATATCCGATCTGGACGAGGACTCCATGGTTCACTGCGCCACCTACCTGAGCCTCCGCGACGTTTGCAACTTGGCGATGGCATCCTCTGCTCTCAAACGCCTCGCCTATTCCGATTCCATTTGGCAACGCTTCTTCAG CGAGCAGTGGCATCAGCAGTTTCCATCGCATTCGAGCGGAAACGGAGCGAGGGAGGTGTATCTGGCCAGATACGCCGCGTTGCGACAATTCAAGTTTCTCGATCCCTTCCTTCTCGAGTTTCGTGAACAGGCTAAGCCTTGCAACCACTTGCTCCTCCGCAAAAATAGTCTTTTCTTCTCACAG GGTTCACTTGTGAAAATGATGGATTTGGATGGCTATCTGAAAGGAACAACAGATTTTTTCCACACCCTAAGTGATCATAAAGCAAGAATCACTTGTATGAG GTTGTTTCCCCTTAATGAAGTGACTTCATTATTTCGAGGCAAAACACTAGAGGAGCAAAGTGTTTTAGTTACCTCCAGCTGCGATCACTCCATTCGCCTGTGGTGGAAG GGTTCAAGCCTGAGGTGCTTTAGAGGCCACAACGGTCCTGTTTTGTCATTGTCAAATGAATTATTGGGTGAGGATAGCAGCAAAGTTTTAGCAAGTGGAGGAGAAGATGGTACTGTTCGACTATGGTCTCTTAGCTCGAGTGGTGGACGAGGACAACGCGCTTTGAAGGCTACACTTTATGGGCATGAAAAACCTGTAAATATATTGTCCATTGCTGG GCACAAAACTTCACTTTTGGTGACCATCTCAAGAGATTCTAAG GTGAGGGTATGGGATACTAGTACTGCTACATCATCTGCTGTTCGTGCCTCCTGTTGTGTGGGCATGACTTCTGTTCCTGGTACGCCTGTAAACATGAAATGCCATGAATCACTATTATATGTGGCGGCTGGTTCCTCTGTCACTGCAGTTGATTTAAGGACAATGCAGAAGGTAGTCACCGCAGCTATACATCTACCAAAGTTGTGTTCATTTGATGCGGTtccttcaaaatatttaatatgcaCAGGTGGTGATGGCAGGTATGATCAGTTACTATTTCGAGAGAAGAAACTTTGCTGTTGTTGCCAATCATCAAAATTAGTGAATCACTCTTGTCTCTTTAGTTGTTTTTACTCTCTGAAGATCATG GGCAATGCTCTGGGATATCAGGAGAAATCAACAATCATTGAAACCAGAGCCTATAGCTGA
- the LOC114182682 gene encoding plant cysteine oxidase 2-like codes for MGIEKTLAERKGREFCGISRETIASSNSRRNRRRQRKKPPVQMLFETCKVVFASAGTGFVPPLQDIDKLRSVLDGIRPEDVGLRPDMPYFRTSATQRVPRIQYLHIYECEKFSMGIFCLPPSGVIPLHNHPGMTVFSKLLFGTMHIKSYDWVVDMPPESPNIINPSESQTREMRLAKVKVDADFTAPCNPSILYPEDGGNMHCFTAVTACAVLDVLGPPYSDTEGRHCTYYHNFPFSNFSVDGLSIPEEEKSAYEWLQEREELEDLEVNGKMYNGPKIVES; via the exons ATGGGGATTGAGAAGACCTTGGCTGAGAGAAAAGGACGAGAATTTTgtggaatttcaagggaaaccATTGCCAGCAGCAACTCACGGCGGAACCGGCGGCGTCAGAGGAAGAAGCCGCCGGTTCAGATGCTCTTCGAGACTTGTAAGGTTGTCTTTGCCTCTGCGGGGACAGGCTTTGTCCCTCCCCTTCAGGACATTGACAAGTTGCGGTCTGTTCTAG ATGGAATAAGGCCAGAAGACGTTGGTTTGAGACCTGATATGCCGTATTTCAGGACCAGTGCCACTCAGAGAGTGCCAAGAATCCAGTACCTGCACATTTATGAGTGTGAAAAGTTCTCG ATGGGAATATTTTGCTTGCCACCTTCTGGAGTTATCCCTCTTCACAATCATCCTGGGATGACAGTTTTCAGTAAGCTACTTTTTGGCACTATGCACATCAAGTCATATGATTGGGTCGTTGACATGCCTCCTGAATCTCCCAACATCATCAATCCTTCAGAAA GCCAAACTCGTGAGATGAGACTAGCCAAAGTTAAGGTTGATGCTGATTTCACTGCTCCTTGCAACCCTTCCATCCTTTATCCAGAAGATGGTGGCAACATGCACTGTTTCACAGCAGTGACAGCATGTGCAGTTCTTGATGTGCTTGGTCCTCCATATTCTGATACTGAAGGCAGACACTGCACATATTACCACAATTTTCCATTTTCCAACTTTTCAG TGGATGGATTATCCATACCAGAAGAGGAAAAGAGTGCTTATGAATGGCTACAAGAGAGGGAGGAGCTTGAAGACTTGGAAGTAAATGGAAAGATGTACAATGGTCCAAAGATTGTGGAGAGCTAA
- the LOC114180955 gene encoding uncharacterized protein LOC114180955 isoform X2, whose protein sequence is MAEPLRSTVTPPETTISDLDEDSMVHCATYLSLRDVCNLAMASSALKRLAYSDSIWQRFFSEQWHQQFPSHSSGNGAREVYLARYAALRQFKFLDPFLLEFREQAKPCNHLLLRKNSLFFSQGSLVKMMDLDGYLKGTTDFFHTLSDHKARITCMRLFPLNEVTSLFRGKTLEEQSVLVTSSCDHSIRLWWKGSSLRCFRGHNGPVLSLSNELLGEDSSKVLASGGEDGTVRLWSLSSSGGRGQRALKATLYGHEKPVNILSIAGHKTSLLVTISRDSKVRVWDTSTATSSAVRASCCVGMTSVPGTPVNMKCHESLLYVAAGSSVTAVDLRTMQKVVTAAIHLPKLCSFDAVPSKYLICTGGDGRAMLWDIRRNQQSLKPEPIAELDGHCGPVTSLYMDSYKIVTGGPKNADVNGLQQCYQSCCKTRKRTDIKILGLYI, encoded by the exons ATGGCGGAGCCACTGCGGTCGACGGTGACGCCACCGGAAACGACGATATCCGATCTGGACGAGGACTCCATGGTTCACTGCGCCACCTACCTGAGCCTCCGCGACGTTTGCAACTTGGCGATGGCATCCTCTGCTCTCAAACGCCTCGCCTATTCCGATTCCATTTGGCAACGCTTCTTCAG CGAGCAGTGGCATCAGCAGTTTCCATCGCATTCGAGCGGAAACGGAGCGAGGGAGGTGTATCTGGCCAGATACGCCGCGTTGCGACAATTCAAGTTTCTCGATCCCTTCCTTCTCGAGTTTCGTGAACAGGCTAAGCCTTGCAACCACTTGCTCCTCCGCAAAAATAGTCTTTTCTTCTCACAG GGTTCACTTGTGAAAATGATGGATTTGGATGGCTATCTGAAAGGAACAACAGATTTTTTCCACACCCTAAGTGATCATAAAGCAAGAATCACTTGTATGAG GTTGTTTCCCCTTAATGAAGTGACTTCATTATTTCGAGGCAAAACACTAGAGGAGCAAAGTGTTTTAGTTACCTCCAGCTGCGATCACTCCATTCGCCTGTGGTGGAAG GGTTCAAGCCTGAGGTGCTTTAGAGGCCACAACGGTCCTGTTTTGTCATTGTCAAATGAATTATTGGGTGAGGATAGCAGCAAAGTTTTAGCAAGTGGAGGAGAAGATGGTACTGTTCGACTATGGTCTCTTAGCTCGAGTGGTGGACGAGGACAACGCGCTTTGAAGGCTACACTTTATGGGCATGAAAAACCTGTAAATATATTGTCCATTGCTGG GCACAAAACTTCACTTTTGGTGACCATCTCAAGAGATTCTAAG GTGAGGGTATGGGATACTAGTACTGCTACATCATCTGCTGTTCGTGCCTCCTGTTGTGTGGGCATGACTTCTGTTCCTGGTACGCCTGTAAACATGAAATGCCATGAATCACTATTATATGTGGCGGCTGGTTCCTCTGTCACTGCAGTTGATTTAAGGACAATGCAGAAGGTAGTCACCGCAGCTATACATCTACCAAAGTTGTGTTCATTTGATGCGGTtccttcaaaatatttaatatgcaCAGGTGGTGATGGCAG GGCAATGCTCTGGGATATCAGGAGAAATCAACAATCATTGAAACCAGAGCCTATAGCTGAGTTGGATGGACATTGTGGACCAGTAACTTCACTATACATGGATTCATACAAAATAGTTACTGGGGGGCCTAAAAATGCTGACGTAAAT GGACTTCAACAATGCTACCAATCCTGTTGCAAAACAAGAAAACGAACTGACATCAAAATTTTGGGACTCTATATCTGA